Proteins found in one uncultured Desulfuromonas sp. genomic segment:
- a CDS encoding VC_2705 family sodium/solute symporter: protein MKKMMHWGLSLFFVLMSTNAFAVTDLNPEGKFKVIPAILMIALLILFVMVGVFSKAQNTEDYWAAGRGVGQIGGGMAIASNWMSAASYLGMAGLIYLKGYFAISYVLGWTGGYVLLLVLMAGQVRRYGKYTAPDFVGDRYYSTTARLMSALIVITISFVYAVGQYKGIGMMFNWIFGINYQTSVIVGTGVVLAYVLISGMLGATKNMQVQYVVIVITFFLPLFFIASKLGYFSAVPQIGYGAAVYDIGHGGNGIVAAASDPSYYLPFAKYTAYHWFALCITLMLGTAGLPHVIGRFYVVPRVSDARWQVVWGLFCIALVYWTAPAYAAFAKFSNLLGTTGTTITPDAIVVNAAELAGLPEWFAGFLAAGGVSAAFSTVGGLLMAGSSAFAHDIYFRVLNPNASEESKMKIARVGTIILGVSIIIVALNPPALIAQITAVAFALGANTFFPLFLLGLWWSRTTKEAAIAGMIVGLVVTFGSMLIPKTSLLAYYIPFTSSAIVGVPAVLITMIVVSMMTPEPSQEIKELLYKVHNDE from the coding sequence ATGAAAAAAATGATGCATTGGGGCTTGTCCCTGTTCTTTGTGCTGATGTCGACCAACGCTTTTGCGGTGACCGACCTCAACCCGGAAGGTAAGTTTAAAGTTATTCCCGCGATTCTGATGATCGCTCTGTTGATCCTGTTCGTTATGGTTGGTGTCTTCTCCAAGGCGCAGAATACCGAGGATTACTGGGCGGCAGGGCGTGGCGTCGGTCAAATCGGTGGTGGTATGGCGATCGCATCCAACTGGATGTCAGCCGCTTCCTACCTCGGTATGGCTGGTCTGATCTATCTCAAAGGCTATTTTGCCATTTCCTACGTTCTCGGCTGGACCGGTGGTTACGTTCTGTTGCTGGTATTGATGGCCGGCCAGGTGCGTCGCTACGGCAAGTACACGGCTCCTGACTTTGTCGGCGACCGTTACTACTCGACGACAGCGCGCCTGATGTCCGCACTGATCGTTATTACCATCTCCTTTGTGTACGCGGTTGGTCAGTACAAAGGTATCGGTATGATGTTCAACTGGATCTTTGGTATCAACTACCAGACCTCAGTTATCGTCGGTACCGGTGTTGTTCTGGCTTACGTTCTGATCTCGGGTATGCTCGGTGCAACCAAGAACATGCAGGTTCAATACGTGGTTATCGTTATCACCTTCTTCCTGCCGTTGTTCTTCATCGCCTCGAAGCTCGGTTACTTCTCAGCAGTACCGCAGATTGGTTATGGTGCGGCGGTTTATGACATCGGTCACGGTGGTAACGGCATTGTCGCCGCCGCTTCGGATCCGAGCTACTATCTGCCGTTCGCGAAATACACGGCCTATCACTGGTTCGCACTGTGCATCACGCTGATGCTTGGTACTGCAGGTCTGCCTCACGTTATCGGTCGTTTCTACGTCGTTCCCCGTGTCAGTGATGCACGCTGGCAGGTTGTTTGGGGTCTGTTCTGTATCGCTCTGGTTTACTGGACGGCTCCGGCTTATGCCGCATTCGCCAAGTTCTCCAATCTGCTTGGTACAACCGGTACCACCATCACGCCTGACGCCATCGTTGTTAACGCGGCTGAGCTGGCGGGTCTGCCTGAGTGGTTTGCCGGATTCCTGGCTGCCGGTGGTGTTTCTGCAGCATTCTCCACCGTTGGTGGTTTGCTGATGGCGGGTTCCTCGGCTTTTGCTCACGATATCTACTTCCGTGTGCTGAACCCGAACGCCAGTGAAGAGAGCAAGATGAAGATCGCCCGCGTTGGTACCATCATTCTCGGCGTCTCCATCATCATCGTGGCACTGAATCCACCGGCATTGATCGCCCAGATTACGGCGGTTGCTTTCGCCCTCGGTGCGAACACCTTCTTCCCGCTGTTCCTGCTCGGTCTGTGGTGGAGTCGTACCACCAAGGAAGCGGCAATCGCCGGTATGATCGTTGGTCTGGTTGTGACCTTCGGCTCCATGCTGATTCCCAAAACATCGCTCCTGGCGTACTACATTCCATTTACTTCAAGCGCGATCGTTGGTGTCCCGGCCGTACTCATCACCATGATTGTGGTTTCCATGATGACTCCCGAGCCTTCTCAGGAGATCAAGGAACTGCTCTACAAGGTTCATAACGACGAGTAA
- a CDS encoding serine protein kinase PrkA, whose protein sequence is MATRRKPSALLQHVASVKSGERCFENAFQGVARMILEAGVEKVVVNGKTTYDFPIFRTGAKHTIGMYDEINSFVSFVKDASEGGSSKEMAYVLVGEPGNGKTFFVENLCALYRQFISQPQNRKYTFRFVGLDKLGSYGKIREIESQTYEDPMVLAMNLFDGRDETMAFLAKQSKLSDTELETFYQNYRPMGACSGYIWNDIRNYTGGDINAMLEFIEILPVPLVESLGTVTGKYAAKDKITSSAVDLLGEESIQRLLHISDTNNPYRFDLRRGALARVAGGGIHFSDEIYKNKKDLVQVYLGVIQNRVIEMDGYKWPIDSLIVATSNNSEFNRFLSEKEEAPIIDRCRICYVSHNTSYKMQEQLTDYAIGGERKTTLMREQLHQDPNLNYAASVAVVLTRLPRTEKLTTVETMKLAAGEVAGEKSIKTLAEVIDTLNQEPDITRRFGQKGLGQRNLGRAMQLLMESSETNEGQCMFAYDVFKTLERVILDYVSEAGDRAKYLEDLKIAQGLYRERIMTEMFNAYMDEPHAIRTDVMSYVNMVIGIDAENLGPDKMWKYRDPQTGELKALKIDQRYVQSIEERLGLKTAEQRESFRTSIRKIYGQKITLDPSYDFMDNLELVKAVTDVRLKSDIAGAGSLIGALANRTNEDNQKLYDRMVDTMFNKLNYCKTCAQKTIEYFCTQQDER, encoded by the coding sequence ATGGCAACGAGAAGGAAACCATCTGCACTGTTGCAGCATGTCGCAAGTGTAAAATCCGGTGAGCGCTGCTTTGAAAATGCTTTTCAGGGCGTGGCGCGCATGATTCTTGAAGCCGGCGTGGAAAAAGTGGTGGTGAATGGCAAGACCACCTATGATTTTCCGATTTTTCGTACCGGAGCCAAACACACCATCGGCATGTATGATGAAATCAACAGCTTTGTCTCCTTTGTCAAGGACGCTTCGGAAGGTGGTTCCTCCAAAGAGATGGCTTATGTTCTTGTTGGTGAACCGGGAAACGGCAAAACATTCTTTGTCGAGAACCTCTGTGCCCTATACCGCCAGTTCATCAGTCAGCCGCAGAATCGTAAATACACCTTCCGTTTTGTCGGACTCGACAAATTGGGCAGTTACGGCAAGATTCGTGAAATTGAGTCTCAGACCTATGAGGACCCGATGGTTCTGGCCATGAACCTGTTTGATGGTCGTGATGAGACCATGGCTTTTCTCGCCAAGCAGAGCAAGCTCAGCGACACTGAGCTGGAAACCTTCTATCAGAATTACCGTCCCATGGGGGCGTGTAGCGGCTATATCTGGAACGATATCCGTAATTATACCGGCGGTGATATTAACGCCATGCTTGAATTTATTGAAATTCTGCCGGTGCCGCTGGTGGAAAGTCTCGGTACCGTTACCGGAAAATATGCCGCCAAGGACAAGATCACCTCGTCTGCCGTGGATCTGCTCGGTGAGGAGTCGATCCAACGCCTCCTGCATATCAGTGACACCAACAACCCCTACCGTTTTGACCTGCGTCGTGGTGCGCTGGCGCGAGTCGCCGGTGGTGGCATTCACTTCAGTGATGAGATTTACAAGAATAAAAAAGATCTGGTGCAGGTGTATCTCGGCGTGATCCAGAACCGTGTCATTGAGATGGACGGCTACAAATGGCCCATAGACAGCCTGATCGTTGCCACCAGTAACAACTCGGAGTTCAACCGCTTCTTGTCCGAAAAAGAAGAAGCGCCGATCATTGACCGGTGTCGGATCTGTTATGTCTCCCACAACACCAGCTACAAAATGCAGGAACAGTTGACCGATTATGCCATTGGTGGCGAGCGCAAAACCACCCTGATGCGCGAACAGCTTCACCAGGATCCCAATCTCAACTATGCCGCATCCGTGGCCGTGGTTCTCACCCGTTTGCCACGTACCGAAAAGCTGACCACGGTCGAAACCATGAAGCTGGCCGCAGGAGAAGTGGCCGGAGAAAAGAGCATCAAGACACTGGCCGAGGTGATCGACACGCTCAATCAGGAGCCGGATATCACCCGCCGCTTCGGCCAGAAAGGGCTGGGGCAACGTAACCTTGGCCGCGCGATGCAACTGTTGATGGAAAGCTCTGAGACCAACGAAGGGCAGTGCATGTTTGCCTACGATGTGTTCAAGACCCTGGAGCGGGTGATTCTCGATTATGTTTCCGAGGCCGGAGACCGGGCCAAATATCTTGAAGATTTGAAGATCGCTCAGGGCCTCTATCGTGAACGGATCATGACGGAGATGTTCAACGCCTATATGGATGAACCCCATGCCATCCGTACCGACGTGATGAGTTACGTCAACATGGTGATCGGTATTGACGCCGAAAACCTCGGACCGGACAAGATGTGGAAATATCGCGATCCACAAACCGGTGAATTGAAAGCGTTGAAGATCGATCAGCGCTATGTCCAGAGCATTGAAGAACGTCTTGGCCTGAAAACCGCTGAGCAGCGCGAATCGTTTCGCACCTCGATCCGCAAGATCTACGGCCAGAAGATCACCCTCGATCCGTCCTATGACTTCATGGATAACCTGGAACTGGTTAAGGCGGTTACCGATGTGCGGTTGAAATCGGATATTGCCGGGGCCGGTAGCC